In one Actinomyces trachealis genomic region, the following are encoded:
- a CDS encoding uroporphyrinogen decarboxylase, producing the protein MSVAAPNSSRPLPALLRALTGDRPDRTPVWFMRQAGRSLPEYRTLRERAAISMLDVCLRPDLAAEATLQPVRRHGVDAAVFFSDIMVPLRLAGVGVRIEPGVGPVMAEPVRDAAAIAKLTAHQYGQDEWADGVQAVADGVATVVRELGTPATLSATPTALGRSLTPLGRELTERELAGLAHSADVAGWTPVLGFGGAPFTLAAYLVEGRPSRDHLAARSLMHADPASWERLMTWCAELTGQFIATQVKAGASAAQLFDSWAGALSPQDYRDRVAPYSALAIARAREATSPTTGQSVPLIHFGTGTARILADMHDTGAQAVGVDDRTSLAEALAALSRSRAGLCPVQGNVDPALLAAGPAPLERAVADCLEAGRAAPGHVVNLGHGVPPTTDPAVLTSVVAQVHGSADWRQVAAVPWEPRA; encoded by the coding sequence GTGAGCGTGGCCGCACCTAATTCATCCCGACCGCTGCCCGCGCTACTGCGCGCCCTAACCGGAGACCGCCCCGACCGCACCCCCGTGTGGTTCATGCGCCAAGCCGGCCGCTCCCTGCCCGAGTACCGCACCCTGCGCGAGCGTGCCGCCATCTCCATGCTAGACGTCTGCCTGCGCCCTGACCTGGCCGCCGAGGCCACCCTCCAACCCGTCCGCCGCCACGGCGTGGACGCCGCCGTCTTCTTCTCCGACATCATGGTGCCGCTGCGCCTAGCCGGAGTGGGGGTGCGTATCGAGCCCGGCGTTGGCCCAGTGATGGCCGAGCCGGTGCGCGACGCCGCCGCCATCGCCAAACTCACCGCCCACCAGTATGGCCAGGACGAGTGGGCCGACGGCGTGCAGGCCGTGGCCGACGGCGTCGCCACCGTGGTGCGTGAGCTGGGCACCCCTGCCACGCTGAGCGCTACCCCCACCGCCCTGGGCCGCTCACTCACCCCCCTAGGCCGCGAACTCACCGAGCGGGAACTCGCTGGCCTGGCCCACAGCGCAGACGTGGCTGGATGGACCCCCGTGCTGGGCTTCGGCGGGGCCCCCTTCACCCTGGCCGCCTACCTGGTGGAGGGCCGCCCCAGCCGCGACCATCTGGCCGCCCGCAGCCTCATGCACGCGGATCCCGCCAGTTGGGAGCGCCTCATGACCTGGTGCGCCGAGCTCACCGGCCAGTTCATCGCCACGCAGGTTAAAGCCGGGGCCAGCGCCGCCCAGCTCTTTGACTCCTGGGCGGGCGCCCTGTCCCCCCAGGACTACCGCGACCGGGTAGCCCCCTACTCGGCGCTGGCGATCGCACGGGCCCGCGAAGCCACCTCCCCCACCACCGGCCAGAGCGTGCCACTAATCCACTTTGGCACTGGAACTGCACGGATCCTGGCGGATATGCACGACACCGGGGCGCAGGCCGTGGGCGTGGACGACCGCACCAGCCTGGCTGAGGCGCTGGCGGCACTGTCCCGCTCACGCGCGGGACTATGCCCGGTGCAGGGAAACGTGGACCCAGCTCTCCTGGCCGCCGGGCCCGCACCCTTGGAACGCGCCGTGGCTGATTGTCTGGAGGCGGGCCGTGCCGCGCCGGGGCACGTGGTGAACCTTGGCCACGGGGTGCCGCCCACCACCGACCCGGCCGTGCTAACCAGCGTGGTGGCCCAGGTGCACGGCTCGGCTGACTGGCGCCAGGTGGCAGCCGTGCCCTGGGAGCCACGCGCATGA
- a CDS encoding protoporphyrinogen/coproporphyrinogen oxidase, translating into MLTSHPGTAPTSTVPGPQPTAGGLADRYDAVVAGGGIAGLAAAWELVRHGLRPLLVEARGYTGGLVTSGPIAGVPMDLGAEGFVLRGTAVSEIAQTCGLEIVPPSGDGARLYLPPLSEGVWALHRFPADAFLGIPASPMAADVLSVIGEAAARRATADAEMGGLVGTSPEDPADLASFICTRMGEAVLDRLVRPIVTGIHAADPADLAADTVAPGLRAATRRLGSLQAAVSEILAQRRARTAGRTMDVTTAGGLARLPQAMREAIEAAGGRVCTRTGAQQLRRINTDGSVGGLWELALTPTGRGATPSAEPVPTGAAQLVRTPLVVLACSASAAQRLLAGAGVETALEVPQGSPIARFTLVAHAPELDGAPVGSGLLVAPVTDGTAPVDAKALSHLSVKWPWVGAGLHRLHGPHTHALRLSYGRPGEPRPEVTLEGALADVEALTGVRIPKEHVLEHRLVRWDGTLPPVSVDYRAQAAQIGSQAEAQPGLGLTGAWVAGTGIAAVVAHARTQAARLAGSLQITQPLTDTGTKGGTAGSAPVVAAPATGSTSTAKPATQNPDAHNTTTIRGRAADIEEECS; encoded by the coding sequence GTGCTCACGTCACACCCGGGCACAGCACCCACCTCCACTGTCCCTGGCCCCCAGCCCACAGCTGGTGGACTAGCTGACCGCTACGACGCCGTCGTTGCTGGGGGAGGTATTGCGGGATTGGCTGCTGCCTGGGAGCTGGTGCGTCACGGCCTGCGGCCCCTGCTGGTGGAGGCGCGCGGCTACACCGGCGGCCTGGTGACCAGCGGCCCCATCGCTGGGGTGCCGATGGACCTGGGCGCGGAGGGCTTCGTGCTGCGCGGCACCGCTGTCAGTGAGATTGCGCAAACCTGTGGGCTAGAGATCGTGCCTCCATCCGGTGATGGCGCCCGCCTCTACCTGCCGCCGCTAAGTGAGGGTGTTTGGGCGCTGCACCGCTTCCCAGCCGACGCCTTCCTGGGGATCCCTGCCAGCCCTATGGCCGCCGACGTTCTCTCCGTAATCGGTGAGGCTGCTGCCCGCCGCGCCACCGCCGACGCCGAGATGGGCGGCCTGGTGGGTACCAGCCCGGAGGACCCCGCCGATCTAGCCTCCTTCATCTGCACCCGCATGGGTGAGGCTGTGCTCGACCGTCTAGTGCGGCCTATCGTGACAGGCATCCACGCGGCCGACCCGGCCGACCTGGCAGCTGATACCGTGGCCCCGGGCCTGCGCGCCGCCACCCGCCGCCTGGGCAGCCTGCAAGCCGCCGTCTCCGAAATCCTGGCGCAACGCCGCGCCCGCACCGCCGGTCGCACTATGGACGTCACCACTGCCGGAGGCCTGGCCCGTCTGCCCCAGGCCATGCGTGAGGCTATTGAGGCAGCCGGAGGTCGGGTGTGCACCCGCACCGGCGCGCAACAACTCAGGCGGATCAATACTGACGGCAGCGTAGGCGGCTTGTGGGAGTTGGCACTCACCCCCACCGGCCGGGGCGCCACACCCTCGGCTGAGCCTGTGCCCACCGGCGCCGCCCAGCTGGTGCGTACCCCGCTGGTGGTGCTCGCCTGTTCGGCGAGTGCGGCACAACGGCTGCTAGCCGGGGCCGGGGTTGAGACAGCCCTGGAGGTGCCGCAGGGCTCCCCCATCGCCCGTTTCACCCTGGTGGCCCACGCCCCTGAGCTAGACGGCGCACCGGTGGGCTCCGGCCTACTGGTGGCTCCCGTGACCGACGGCACGGCCCCGGTGGACGCTAAGGCCCTGTCCCACCTGAGTGTGAAATGGCCTTGGGTGGGCGCCGGGCTGCACCGCCTGCACGGGCCTCACACACACGCGCTGCGCTTGTCCTACGGACGGCCCGGCGAACCTCGCCCTGAGGTCACTTTAGAGGGTGCATTGGCGGATGTGGAGGCCCTGACCGGCGTGCGCATCCCCAAAGAACATGTGCTGGAGCACCGCCTGGTGCGCTGGGACGGGACCTTGCCGCCGGTCTCAGTCGACTACCGGGCGCAGGCCGCGCAGATCGGGTCACAGGCGGAGGCCCAGCCGGGCTTGGGACTAACCGGCGCCTGGGTGGCAGGTACGGGTATCGCTGCGGTGGTCGCACACGCCCGCACACAAGCGGCACGCTTGGCCGGTAGCCTCCAGATAACACAGCCCCTGACGGATACGGGCACTAAGGGCGGCACCGCGGGCAGTGCGCCGGTGGTCGCCGCGCCCGCCACCGGCAGCACGAGCACCGCCAAACCGGCCACGCAAAACCCGGACGCCCACAACACGACCACTATTCGCGGGCGAGCCGCCGATATCGAGGAGGAGTGTTCATGA
- the hemC gene encoding hydroxymethylbilane synthase, which yields MSNSKVVRLGTRASVLATTQSRTVAQALEVAAASAGVPLEVELVKVRTRGDVDPASLTRLGGVGVFAAALRETLLDGGCDLAVHSFKDLPTVPVPGLMVSAVPQREDPRDALCLSPELVARGVPGLEALPLGARVGTGSPRRCAQLLALRPDLELVDLRGNVPTRLARVVGSVVSVDGPVGASREPNLDAVVLALAGLRRLGLESYATLVLADTPERAEVTGAPLMLPAPAQGALAVETRIDVAEQLPALATALAVLDDPVTRAAATAERALMTGLQAGCAAPVGALAQMADGALRLDAVVVSPEGARQVSVREHSELAEAQTLGMRAAAALLAQGAGEVADLGATKPADGGPREPA from the coding sequence ATGAGCAACAGCAAGGTCGTCCGGCTGGGCACACGCGCCTCAGTCCTGGCCACCACCCAGTCCCGCACCGTGGCCCAGGCCCTGGAGGTGGCCGCTGCGAGCGCCGGGGTACCGCTGGAGGTGGAGCTGGTGAAGGTGCGTACGCGCGGCGACGTCGACCCCGCCTCCCTGACCCGGCTGGGTGGCGTGGGGGTCTTTGCAGCTGCCCTGCGGGAGACCCTGCTGGACGGCGGCTGCGACCTGGCCGTCCACTCCTTCAAGGACCTGCCCACCGTCCCCGTACCGGGTCTGATGGTTTCGGCCGTGCCGCAGCGGGAGGACCCGCGAGACGCGCTGTGTCTGAGCCCGGAGTTGGTGGCGCGGGGTGTGCCCGGCCTGGAGGCCCTGCCCTTGGGTGCGCGCGTGGGCACCGGTTCGCCGCGCCGCTGCGCCCAGCTGCTGGCCCTGCGCCCGGACCTGGAGCTGGTGGATTTGCGTGGGAACGTGCCTACCCGCCTGGCCCGGGTGGTCGGCTCGGTGGTCAGCGTGGATGGCCCGGTGGGGGCCTCGCGTGAGCCGAATCTGGACGCGGTGGTGCTGGCCTTGGCGGGGCTGCGGCGCCTGGGCCTGGAGTCTTACGCCACCTTGGTGCTGGCGGACACCCCGGAGAGGGCTGAGGTTACGGGCGCCCCGCTGATGCTGCCTGCCCCCGCACAAGGGGCCTTGGCGGTGGAGACCCGCATCGATGTGGCCGAGCAGCTCCCCGCACTGGCGACGGCGCTGGCAGTCCTGGATGACCCGGTGACGCGGGCGGCGGCCACGGCGGAGCGGGCCTTGATGACTGGGCTACAGGCGGGCTGCGCAGCCCCGGTGGGGGCGCTGGCGCAGATGGCAGACGGGGCGCTGCGCCTGGATGCCGTTGTGGTGTCCCCGGAGGGGGCACGGCAGGTGAGCGTGCGCGAGCACAGCGAGCTGGCTGAGGCGCAGACGCTGGGGATGCGGGCGGCAGCGGCACTGCTGGCGCAGGGCGCTGGGGAGGTAGCGGATCTAGGGGCTACTAAGCCCGCCGACGGCGGCCCCCGGGAGCCCGCGTGA
- a CDS encoding uroporphyrinogen-III synthase, whose translation MNGALSGCRVLLTRVRQNDALAQALRDAGAQVEAVALTRTVPGDITVRESAQALAASGEAAWLLLTSARTLECLDLSGLSSTTRVGVVGEATAQAAANALGHPVDLVAGGSAAAMLEAAELAELAEPTESCQGSRRLVLLPGSALSSPLLAEGLQARGWQVKVLPVYSTAPVAADALPEGLADRYQAGAFDVVVVTAGSGAWALSELLGLPPAGTVVATLGEPSARTARNLGLPAPPGAVARRPRPDALVAAVAAAHKHLGEQA comes from the coding sequence GTGAATGGTGCTTTGAGCGGCTGCCGGGTGCTGTTGACCCGAGTGCGCCAGAACGACGCCCTGGCACAGGCCCTGCGCGACGCTGGCGCGCAGGTGGAGGCCGTGGCGCTGACCCGCACTGTCCCGGGTGACATCACGGTGCGTGAGAGCGCTCAGGCCCTGGCAGCTTCCGGCGAGGCCGCCTGGCTGCTGCTGACTTCTGCCCGCACCTTGGAATGCCTGGACTTGAGCGGCCTGTCTTCCACCACGCGGGTGGGGGTGGTTGGGGAGGCGACGGCGCAGGCCGCCGCCAATGCGCTCGGCCACCCGGTGGACTTGGTGGCCGGTGGCAGCGCCGCCGCCATGCTGGAGGCTGCGGAGCTGGCTGAGTTGGCTGAGCCGACTGAGAGTTGCCAAGGGTCCAGGCGCCTGGTGCTGCTTCCCGGCTCAGCCCTGTCCAGCCCCCTGCTGGCGGAGGGCTTACAGGCGCGCGGCTGGCAGGTGAAGGTGCTGCCGGTCTATAGCACGGCTCCGGTCGCGGCCGACGCGCTGCCGGAGGGGCTCGCTGACCGCTACCAAGCAGGGGCTTTCGACGTTGTCGTGGTTACTGCTGGGTCGGGGGCGTGGGCCCTCAGCGAACTGCTGGGCCTACCTCCTGCGGGCACGGTGGTGGCTACGCTCGGGGAGCCGTCCGCGCGGACCGCCCGCAACCTGGGTCTGCCCGCCCCGCCCGGCGCGGTGGCCCGCCGACCCAGACCAGACGCCCTGGTGGCCGCAGTGGCTGCCGCCCACAAGCACCTAGGAGAGCAGGCATGA
- the hemB gene encoding porphobilinogen synthase, which translates to MSTTPDSAAEFLRRRNVPAPGAPTVRPRRLRATPALRGLVAETRVAPGQLIYPAFVREDITELQAIAAMPGQFQHTLDSIRREAAACAAAGVGAIDLFGVPATRDAVGSGAWAAEGILNRAVAAVRAEVGDALVVCADTCLDEFTSHGHCGVLRSGSGPRAGEVDNDATLPLYQAMAVAQAEAGAHMVSPSGMMDGQVAAIRAALDATGHEDVTILAYSAKYASAYFGPFREAVGSTLQGDRRSYQQDPANRREGLREALLDVAEGADIVMVKPAGPYLDVLADVAAASPVPVAAYQVSGEYAMVEAAAERGWVDRERVITESVTGIVRAGADCVLTYWAREIAERLQA; encoded by the coding sequence ATGAGCACCACCCCCGATTCCGCCGCCGAGTTCCTGCGCCGCCGCAACGTGCCCGCCCCTGGCGCCCCAACTGTCCGGCCCCGCCGTCTGCGCGCCACCCCCGCGCTGCGTGGACTCGTGGCGGAGACGCGCGTGGCACCAGGCCAGTTGATCTACCCGGCCTTCGTGCGCGAAGACATTACTGAACTCCAAGCGATTGCCGCCATGCCGGGCCAGTTCCAGCACACCCTGGACTCGATCCGCCGGGAGGCGGCCGCCTGTGCCGCCGCCGGGGTGGGCGCCATAGACCTATTCGGAGTGCCCGCCACGCGCGACGCCGTCGGCTCAGGAGCCTGGGCAGCTGAGGGGATCCTCAACCGGGCGGTGGCTGCCGTGCGCGCGGAGGTGGGCGATGCCCTGGTGGTGTGCGCGGACACCTGCCTGGATGAGTTCACCAGCCACGGGCACTGCGGCGTGCTGCGCTCCGGCTCTGGCCCGCGCGCCGGGGAGGTGGACAATGACGCTACCCTGCCCCTATACCAGGCGATGGCCGTGGCCCAGGCGGAAGCTGGGGCGCACATGGTCTCACCCTCGGGGATGATGGACGGGCAGGTAGCGGCGATTCGTGCGGCTCTGGATGCCACTGGGCATGAGGACGTGACTATTCTGGCGTATTCCGCCAAGTACGCCTCCGCTTACTTCGGCCCCTTCCGAGAGGCCGTGGGCTCCACCCTGCAGGGGGACCGGCGCAGCTATCAGCAGGATCCAGCCAATCGGCGTGAGGGCTTGCGTGAGGCGCTGCTGGACGTGGCTGAGGGAGCGGACATCGTGATGGTCAAGCCTGCTGGCCCCTACCTGGATGTGCTGGCCGACGTCGCCGCTGCCAGCCCCGTGCCGGTGGCTGCCTACCAGGTCAGTGGCGAGTACGCGATGGTGGAGGCAGCTGCTGAACGCGGATGGGTGGATCGCGAGCGCGTTATCACGGAGTCCGTGACCGGGATCGTGCGGGCCGGGGCGGACTGCGTGCTGACCTACTGGGCCCGCGAGATCGCCGAGCGCTTGCAGGCCTAA
- a CDS encoding N-6 DNA methylase: MDLLKRAALRCTSLINQLNAENQVRLGQFFTPPEVAKAMAHLAHLLERGALRILDPGAGTGVLSAAVIERAHAQCPDLKVELTAVEADASLLLALTETLRDCERIGARTKRTPRLGLRGGH; this comes from the coding sequence GTGGACCTACTCAAGCGAGCGGCGCTGCGATGTACCAGTCTCATCAACCAGCTCAACGCTGAGAACCAGGTGAGGCTCGGGCAGTTCTTCACGCCGCCAGAGGTCGCAAAGGCCATGGCGCATCTGGCGCACCTGCTAGAGCGCGGAGCCCTTCGTATCCTTGACCCGGGCGCTGGCACTGGCGTGCTTTCCGCAGCGGTAATTGAACGCGCCCACGCACAGTGTCCTGACCTCAAGGTTGAACTAACAGCAGTCGAGGCAGACGCCAGTCTGCTCCTGGCGCTAACGGAAACTCTCCGGGACTGCGAGAGAATCGGTGCGCGCACCAAAAGAACGCCACGCCTGGGCCTCAGAGGTGGTCATTGA
- the hemL gene encoding glutamate-1-semialdehyde 2,1-aminomutase, whose amino-acid sequence MSTQTNAALFEAARRVIPGGVDSPVRAFGSVGGTPAFIASASGAHVTDAAGRSYVDLVGSWGPALLGHAHPAVVDAVQQAAARGLSFGAPTAAETALAQAVRRRVPAAERVRFVSTGTEATMTAIRLARGATGRDLIVKFAGCYHGHSDGLLAAAGSGVATGGLPGSAGVPEAITSCTIVLPYNDVAALEACFAARGEQIAAVITEPAPANMGIVPPAPGFNAAIRQVTATHGALMIADEVLTGFRVGPAGFWGLEALDGWSTENPDAVAVAGAPSWPGTQWREQAAWVPDLLTFGKVVGGGMPLAALGGRTEIMELLAPAGPVYQAGTLSGNPLATAAGLATLELADDTIYAHVAAQAQAVAGVVSAALSAEGVAHRVQRSGSLFSIMFGEQAAAHGVRDYEQAKTQETWRFGPFFHAFLEAGVALPPSIFESWFLSAAHGEPELEQIAQAARVAAHAAAAAQEGHL is encoded by the coding sequence ATGAGCACCCAGACCAACGCCGCCCTGTTCGAGGCTGCCCGCCGCGTCATCCCGGGGGGCGTGGACTCCCCGGTGCGTGCCTTCGGTTCTGTGGGCGGCACTCCCGCCTTCATCGCCTCCGCCTCCGGCGCCCACGTCACCGACGCCGCTGGACGCAGCTACGTGGACCTGGTGGGCTCCTGGGGGCCCGCCCTGCTGGGGCACGCCCATCCCGCCGTCGTTGACGCCGTGCAGCAGGCCGCCGCCCGCGGACTATCTTTCGGGGCGCCTACCGCCGCCGAGACCGCCCTGGCACAGGCCGTGCGCCGCCGCGTCCCAGCCGCTGAGCGGGTGCGCTTCGTGTCCACGGGCACGGAAGCCACCATGACGGCGATCCGCCTTGCCCGTGGGGCGACCGGCCGGGACCTGATCGTGAAGTTCGCGGGCTGCTACCACGGGCACTCCGACGGGCTACTGGCCGCCGCCGGTTCGGGTGTGGCCACGGGCGGCCTGCCTGGCAGCGCGGGCGTGCCCGAGGCCATCACCTCCTGCACCATCGTCCTGCCTTACAACGACGTCGCCGCCCTAGAGGCCTGCTTCGCGGCGCGTGGTGAGCAGATCGCCGCCGTCATCACCGAGCCCGCCCCCGCGAATATGGGAATCGTGCCACCCGCCCCCGGTTTCAACGCCGCGATCCGGCAGGTGACGGCCACGCATGGTGCCCTTATGATCGCCGACGAGGTGCTCACGGGCTTCCGTGTGGGCCCGGCTGGCTTCTGGGGCCTGGAGGCACTGGATGGCTGGTCCACGGAGAACCCTGACGCCGTCGCCGTGGCGGGGGCGCCGTCGTGGCCAGGTACACAGTGGCGGGAGCAGGCCGCCTGGGTGCCGGACCTGCTGACCTTTGGGAAAGTCGTTGGTGGTGGCATGCCCTTAGCGGCATTGGGCGGGCGCACGGAGATCATGGAGCTGCTGGCTCCTGCTGGGCCCGTATACCAGGCGGGCACGCTCTCCGGGAACCCCCTGGCTACCGCCGCCGGGCTAGCTACCCTGGAGCTGGCCGACGACACCATCTACGCGCACGTGGCCGCCCAGGCCCAGGCCGTAGCTGGGGTGGTCAGTGCGGCCTTGAGCGCGGAGGGGGTGGCGCACCGGGTGCAGCGCTCTGGCTCCCTGTTTTCCATCATGTTCGGGGAGCAGGCGGCGGCTCACGGCGTGCGGGACTACGAGCAGGCCAAGACGCAGGAGACCTGGCGTTTTGGACCGTTCTTCCACGCCTTCCTGGAGGCGGGGGTGGCCCTGCCGCCGTCAATCTTTGAGTCTTGGTTCCTGTCCGCTGCGCACGGCGAGCCGGAACTGGAGCAGATCGCGCAGGCGGCCCGGGTTGCGGCTCACGCTGCGGCGGCAGCTCAGGAGGGTCACCTATGA